The Echeneis naucrates chromosome 10, fEcheNa1.1, whole genome shotgun sequence genome has a window encoding:
- the mid1ip1l gene encoding mid1-interacting protein 1-like, giving the protein MMQISNDSSSNKHSLINVMHRFIAAANNMDETIMVPSLLRDVPLEEQAASEVEANNNEPPCPNKQRDMYEHYLLLKSIKNDMEWGLLKREMSSGASFLEMAVKQEEQQPVTGDLLPDDNADLEHQFHYHLRGLFGVLSKLTMQADHLTNRYKREIGGGNFMR; this is encoded by the coding sequence ATGATGCAGATCAGCAACGACTCCTCCAGCAACAAGCACTCCCTCATCAACGTCATGCACCGCTTCATAGCAGCTGCCAACAACATGGACGAGACCATCATGGTGCCCAGCCTCCTGCGAGACGTGCCGCTGGAGGAGCAGGCGGCAAGCGAGGTGGAGGCCAACAATAACGAGCCGCCGTGCCCGAACAAGCAGAGGGATATGTACGAGCACTACCTGCTCCTCAAGTCAATAAAGAACGACATGGAGTGGGGGCTGCTGAAGCGGGAGATGAGCAGCGGCGCCAGCTTCCTGGAGATGGCGGTGAAGCAGGAGGAACAGCAGCCGGTCACCGGGGATCTGCTTCCGGACGACAACGCAGACCTGGAGCATCAGTTTCACTATCACCTCAGAGGACTGTTTGGAGTTCTGTCCAAGCTCACGATGCAAGCAGACCACCTCACCAACCGATACAAGAGAGAAATCGGAGGAGGAAATTTCATGAGATAG
- the tspan6 gene encoding tetraspanin-6 codes for MSPPSRRLQTKPVITCLKTFLISYSLIFWFTGVILLAVGVWGKVSLEAYFSLASDESTNAPYVLIGTGATIVIFGLFGCFATCRGSPWMLKLYAMFLTLVFLAELVAGISGFIFRHEIKAKLGSAYNNAVKFYNHNDSSSTAVDAIQRTLHCCGVNNYTDWGNTGYFKENGIPDSCCKDSAKCSLESLKDLRKAEKEVYTMGCFDLVTSAMEANLGIIAGISFGIAFFQLIGIFLACCLSRYITNNQYEMV; via the exons ATGTCTCCGCCGTCTCGCCGGCTCCAGACGAAGCCGGTGATCACCTGCCTGAAGACTTTCCTCATCTCCTACAGCCTCATTTTCTGG ttCACAGGCGTGATCCTGCTGGCAGTCGGGGTGTGGGGGAAGGTGAGCCTCGAGGCCTATTTCTCCCTGGCTTCTGACGAGAGCACCAATGCACCATATGTCCTCATTGGGACTGGAGCCACCATTGTTATTTTTGGACTATTTGGTTGCTTCGCTACGTGCCGAGGGAGCCCGTGGATGCTCAAACTG TATGCCATGTTTCTGACCTTGGTGTTCCTGGCTGAGCTGGTGGCAGGCATTTCAGGCTTTATCTTCAGACATGAG ATCAAAGCCAAATTAGGCAGTGCCTATAACAACGCTGTGAAGTTCTACAAtcacaatgacagcagcagcactgcagttGACGCCATCCAGAGGACT TTGCATTGCTGCGGTGTGAACAATTACACTGACTGGGGCAACACAGGTTACTTTAAAGAGAACGGCATCCCTGACAGCTGCTGTAAAGACAGTGCCAAGTGCTCATTGGAGTCCCTAAAAGACCTGAGAAAGGCTGAGAAAGAGGTGTACACAATG GGTTGCTTTGACTTGGTGACCAGCGCGATGGAGGCCAACTTGGGAATCATCGCAGGGATCTCTTTTGGCATCGCCTTTTTCCAG ctcatcgGGATATTCCTGGCCTGTTGCTTGTCTCGATATATCACCAACAACCAGTATGAGATGGTCTAA